Proteins encoded together in one Zonotrichia leucophrys gambelii isolate GWCS_2022_RI chromosome 1, RI_Zleu_2.0, whole genome shotgun sequence window:
- the ZDHHC20 gene encoding palmitoyltransferase ZDHHC20 isoform X3 translates to MFVWSYGKTIFTSPATPSNEFSLTKLDKEQYEKETRPEIQQEILRRAAKDLPIYTTTASRAIRYCDRCQLIKPDRCHHCSACDVCVLKMDHHCPWVNNCVGFSNYKFFLLFLMYSLLYCLFVAATVLQYFIKFWTNELPDTHAKFHVLFLFFVAAMFFISILSLFSYHCWLVGKNRSTIETFRAPTFRNGPDKNGFSLGCSKNLREVFGDEKKYWLLPIFTSLGDGCTFPTRLVIMDPEQLAVSSQNEPAKSSVTTRPLSESQNRLLSGDCQWVETGPEEENVKSGAKKHIIVSLES, encoded by the exons ATGTTTGTATGGTCCTATGGGAAGACAATTTTCACCTCTCCTGCAACCCCCTCTAATGAG TTCTCCTTGACAAAACTTGATAAAGAACAATATGAAAAAGAAACGAGACCAGAAATCCAGCAGGAGATTTTAAGAAGAGCTGCCAAAGACTTGCCTATCTATACGACAACAGCATCGAGAG CAATCAGATACTGTGATCGATGCCAGCTGATCAAACCTGACCGCTGCCACCACTGTTCTGCCTGTGACGT atgtGTATTAAAAATGGACCACCACTGTCCATg GGTGAATAATTGTGTGGGATTTTCTAACTACAAATTCTTCCTCCTGTTTTTAATGTATTCCTTACTGTACTGTTTGTTTGTTGCTGCTACAGTCTTGCAGTACTTCATAAAGTTTTGGACA AATGAATTGCCAGATACCCATGCAAAGTTCCACGTActgttccttttctttgtgGCAGCCATGTTCTTCATCAGCATACTGTCACTCTTCAGCTACCACTGCTGGCTAGTTGGCAAAAACAGATCAACTATAG aaacattCCGTGCACCCACATTTCGAAACGGTCCTgataaaaatggcttttctcTTGGATGCAGCAAAAATCTAAGGGAGGTTTTTGGAGATGAAAAGAAGTATTGGTTACTTCCTATCTTTACCAG TTTGGGAGATGGATGTACTTTCCCAACTCGTTTGGTGATTATGGATCCAGAACAACTTGCAGTCTCGAGCCAAAATGAACCTGCCAAAAG CTCTGTCACCACTCGACCACTCAGTGAATCACAAAATCGGTTGCTGTCTGGTGATTGTCAGTGGGTGGAAACTGGCCCTGaagaggaaaatgtgaaatcag GTGCAAAAAAGCATATTATAGTTTCATTGGAAAGTTGA